The Argentina anserina chromosome 3, drPotAnse1.1, whole genome shotgun sequence genome includes a region encoding these proteins:
- the LOC126789141 gene encoding dynamin-related protein 5A, with the protein MATVPTTTAYLTTPTKTPTHSRKHPHPNSPAANDMSSFSSSLANSKSRFEAYNRLQAATVAFGEKLPIPEIVALGGQSDGKSSLLEALLGFRFNVREVEMGTRRPLILQMIHDPTALEPRCRFQEEDSEEYGSPVVLPSAIADVIKSRTDALLKKTKTAVSSKPIVMRAEYAHCPNLTIIDTPGFVLKAKKGEPERTPEEILSMVKSLASPPHRILLFLQQSSVEWCSSLWLDSIREIDPTFKRTIIVVSKFDNRLKEFSDRWEVDRYLSASGYLGENTHPYFVALPKDRNTISNDEFRKQISQVDSEVLRHLREGVKGGFDEEKFRPYIGFGSLREYLESELQKRYKEAAPATLALLEERCCQVTTELAMLDSKIQATSDVSQLRRSAMLYTASISNHVGALIDGAADPSPEQWGKTTFDERSESGIGGWPGVTTEIRPPNATLRLYGGAAFERVMHEFHCAAYSIECPPVSREKVANILLAHASRGGGRGVTEAAAEIARAAARSWLAPLLDTACDRLAFVLGNLFELALERTHYRDSENGRKSENMDGYIGFHAALRQAYNRFIKDLSRQCKQLVRHHLDSVTSPYSLIGYENDFQGGYGSSATSFVRSNQSSVNSFLLELSDVTMIDQENIPPEKNTQQTTPGKGSEARDSLRECQMTVPETPSPEQPCDGGAKKDLGNANDIGPKKRVSRMAGNNKYFDNVRAQNGGALLFGNVDDALRSGSPYSEICSSAAQHFARIREVLVERNVSSALNSGFLTPCRDRLVLALGLDLFAVNDEKFMDMFVVPGAIDMLQNERQSLQKRQKTLQSCLIEFKTLARAL; encoded by the exons ATGGCCACCGTCCCCACCACAACCGCCTACCTCACCACCCCAACCAAAACCCCAACCCACTCTCGCAAACACCCCCACCCCAACTCCCCCGCCGCAAACGACATGTCGTCTTTCTCCTCCTCCCTCGCCAACTCCAAGTCCCGATTCGAGGCCTACAACCGCCTCCAGGCCGCCACCGTGGCCTTCGGCGAGAAGCTCCCGATCCCCGAGATCGTCGCCCTCGGCGGCCAGTCCGACGGCAAAAGCTCCCTCCTCGAAGCTCTCCTAGGGTTTCGATTCAATGTCCGCGAGGTTGAGATGGGCACCCGCAGGCCTCTGATTCTCCAGATGATCCATGACCCCACCGCTCTCGAGCCTCGGTGccgatttcag GAGGAAGATTCTGAAGAATATGGAAGTCCAGTTGTGTTGCCATCTGCGATTGCAGATGTTATAAAGTCCAGAACAGATGCGCTTTTGAAGAAGACGAAAACTGCAGTTTCTTCCAAACCAATTGTGATGAGAGCGGAATATGCTCATTGTCCAAATTTGACAATTATTGATACTCCAGGCTTTGTTCTTAAG GCGAAGAAAGGAGAACCTGAAAGGACACCTGAAGAAATTCTATCGATGGTGAAGTCATTGGCTAGTCCTCCCCACCGCATTCTCCTGTTCCTTCAACAAAGCAGTGTGGAGTGGTGCTCATCCTTGTGGTTGGATTCCATTCGTGAAATTGATCCGACATTCAAAAGGACTATAATTGTTGTCTCAAAGTTTGATAATCGTCTAAAG GAATTTTCTGATCGGTGGGAAGTGGACCGCTATCTGAGCGCAAGTGGATACCTTGGAGAAAACACTCACCCATATTTTGTTGCCTTGCCAAAGGATAGGAATACCATTTCAAATGACGAGTTCCGCAAGCAAATATCTCAGGTAGATTCAGAAGTTCTACGACATCTGCGTGAAGGTGTGAAGGgaggatttgatgaagaaaagtTTAGGCCTTATATTGGTTTTGGCTCTTTGAGAGAATATTTGGAGTCTGAACTACAGAAAAGGTATAAAGAAGCTGCTCCAGCCACTCTTGCATTGCTTGAAGAGCGCTGCTGTCAAGTCACCACTGAACTAGCCATGTTGGATTCAAAAATACAGGCCACATCTGACGTTTCTCAGCTTAGAAGATCTGCAATGTTGTACACAGCTTCGATAAGTAATCATGTG GGGGCTTTGATTGACGGAGCAGCAGATCCTTCCCCCGAGCAATGGGGAAAAACAACTTTTGATGAGCGGTCAGAAAGTGGTATTGGTGGTTGGCCTGGTGTTACAACAGAGATAAGGCCTCCCAATGCTACTCTTCGACTGTATGGGGGAGCAGCATTTGAAAGGGTGATGCATGAATTTCACTGTGCTGCATATTCAATTGAATGCCCTCCAGTATCTAGGGAGAAG GTAGCAAATATACTACTTGCCCATGCTAGCAGAGGTGGGGGTAGAGGAGTGACAGAGGCAGCTGCAGAGATTGCACGTGCTGCTGCTCGATCATGGCTTGCTCCTCTTCTTGACACTGCATGCGATCGTCTTGCTTTCGTTTTGGGAAATCTCTTTGAGCTTGCTTTGGAACGGACTCACTACCGTGATTCAGAAA ATGGGAGGAAATCAGAAAATATGGATGGGTATATTGGTTTTCATGCTGCTCTAAGGCAGGCTTACAATCGGTTTATAAAAGATCTTTCTAGACAGTGCAAGCAACTAGTCCGCCACCACCTGGACTCTGTTACAAGTCCATACTCATTGATTGGTTATGAGAATGATTTCCAAGGAGGTTATGGCTCCAGTGCAACCTCTTTTGTCAGATCTAACCAGTCCTCAGTCAATTCATTTTTACTTGAGCTGTCTGATGTCACAATGATAGATCAGGAGAATATCCCTCCAGAAAAGAATACGCAGCAAACAACTCCAGGAAAAGGTTCAGAGGCTAGAGATTCTCTTCGAGAATGCCAAATGACTGTGCCTGAGACCCCATCACCTGAACAGCCCTGTGATGGTGGTGCAAAGAAGGATCTTGGAAATGCCAATGATATTGGACCTAAAAAGCGGGTATCAAGAATGGCAGGCAATAACAAATATTTTGACAATGTAAGAGCACAAAATGGGGGTGCCCTTCTCTTTGGAAATGTTGATGATGCTTTAAGATCAGGCTCACCTTATTCAGAAATATGTTCATCCGCTGCACAGCATTTTGCACGCATACGTGAAGTTCTTGTTGAGAGAAATGTGTCCTCAGCTCTGAATTCTGGGTTTCTAACCCCTTG TCGGGATCGGCTTGTTCTGGCACTTGGTTTGGATTTGTTTGCCGTGAATGATGAGAAATTCATGGACATGTTTGTTGTCCCTGGTGCAATTGATATGCTACAAAATGAGCGGCAGTCACTCCAGAAGCGTCAAAAGACACTCCAGTCTTGCTTGATTGAATTCAAGACTCTTGCTCGAGCGCTTTGA
- the LOC126789159 gene encoding VQ motif-containing protein 4: MEYTSRTQEPIRDYHHHHQKPPPSYSPLNSPTSNGSSNNNNNNNSGVQTPTTPKLTPRSESNPYATTFVQADSSNFKHVVQMLTGSSETTTKQLQQTNKHTQESSSSSSPLSSSSKNFTIPPVKTGQKKQQSFKLYERRSQNLKNSLMINTLMPNFAHHRSQASSGFSPRHPKEILSPSLLDFPSLTLSPITPLNDEHFDKSASASSPLGNSSEEDRAIAEKGFYLHPSPRTSSDTPREPEPRLLPLFPVTSPRVSGSSAS, encoded by the coding sequence ATGGAGTACACATCAAGGACTCAAGAACCAATCAGAGattaccaccaccatcatcagaAGCCGCCTCCTTCGTACTCTCCACTAAACTCCCCCACCAGCAATGGCAGCAGCAAtaataacaacaacaataactcCGGAGTTCAAACTCCGACGACCCCCAAACTGACCCCCAGATCTGAATCCAACCCTTACGCCACCACCTTCGTCCAGGCCGACTCCTCCAACTTCAAACACGTCGTTCAAATGCTCACCGGCTCTTCAGAGACCACAACAAAGCAGCTGCAGCAAACTAACAAGCACACACAGGAATCGTCCTCGTCCTCATCCCCTCTCTCGTCGTCGTCCAAGAACTTCACCATCCCTCCGGTGAAGACGGGGCAGAAGAAGCAGCAGAGCTTCAAGCTCTACGAGAGGAGGAGCCAGAACCTCAAGAACAGCCTCATGATCAATACCCTCATGCCCAATTTCGCCCACCATCGCAGCCAAGCCTCTTCTGGGTTCTCGCCACGTCACCCGAAGGAGATCTTGTCGCCGAGTCTGCTCGACTTTCCGTCGCTGACGCTCAGCCCTATCACTCCATTAAACGACGAACATTTCGACAAGTCGGCGTCGGCGTCGTCGCCGTTGGGGAACTCCTCGGAGGAGGATCGGGCTATAGCCGAGAAGGGTTTTTACTTGCACCCTTCTCCGAGAACGAGTTCCGATACTCCCAGAGAGCCCGAGCCCCGGCTTCTGCCATTGTTTCCGGTCACTTCGCCTAGAGTTTCGGGGTCGTCGGCTTCTTGA